Proteins found in one Thermomicrobiales bacterium genomic segment:
- a CDS encoding electron transfer flavoprotein subunit alpha/FixB family protein — MAKRVWVWTEVTDNAPHRGSLELLTLARALGTAEAVVLGPADADALASIGNHGAAVIHHGDDARYAEYLAEPQAATLATMAGADAPDIILFSSTPSARDVVSRLVAKLDVGIIANATDVAYDGDDLRVTVPWGAETTGTVTLNGSKPHLVQLRPKAFAAEEVGGQAEVKAVDVAIDDSTLRTRVVENVVEASEGPNLEDAAIIVSGGRGLGQPENYALVEELAKTLGGAPGATRAIVDAGWVPYSHQVGQTGKTVKPTLYVACGISGAIQHIAGMKGSKYIVAINRDPDAPIFELADLGIVGDVLTVVPKLTEQLRNS; from the coding sequence ATGGCAAAGCGAGTATGGGTCTGGACTGAGGTTACCGATAACGCACCGCATCGCGGCTCGTTGGAGCTGCTGACGCTGGCTCGCGCACTCGGCACCGCCGAAGCAGTGGTGCTGGGTCCGGCCGACGCGGATGCGCTGGCGAGCATCGGCAATCACGGCGCGGCAGTCATCCACCACGGTGACGACGCGCGCTACGCCGAGTATCTGGCTGAGCCGCAGGCGGCGACGCTGGCGACGATGGCTGGTGCTGATGCGCCGGACATCATCCTGTTCTCCAGCACGCCATCGGCGCGCGACGTAGTCTCGCGGCTGGTCGCCAAGCTGGATGTCGGCATCATCGCCAATGCGACAGACGTGGCCTACGACGGCGACGACCTGCGGGTCACCGTGCCGTGGGGCGCTGAGACGACCGGCACCGTCACGCTGAACGGCTCGAAGCCACACCTCGTGCAGCTCCGGCCGAAGGCGTTCGCTGCCGAGGAAGTCGGTGGGCAGGCTGAGGTCAAGGCGGTTGATGTCGCTATTGATGACAGCACGCTGCGCACGCGTGTCGTCGAGAACGTGGTCGAGGCGAGCGAGGGGCCGAACCTTGAGGACGCGGCCATCATCGTCTCGGGCGGTCGTGGTCTCGGGCAGCCGGAGAACTATGCGCTGGTCGAGGAGTTGGCCAAGACGCTGGGGGGCGCACCGGGCGCAACCCGCGCAATCGTCGACGCCGGATGGGTGCCGTATTCACATCAGGTCGGCCAGACCGGCAAGACGGTCAAGCCGACGCTGTATGTTGCCTGCGGCATCTCTGGTGCCATTCAGCACATCGCCGGCATGAAGGGGAGCAAGTACATCGTCGCGATCAATCGCGATCCCGACGCTCCGATCTTCGAGCTGGCCGATCTCGGCATCGTCGGCGATGTCCTGACTGTCGTACCGAAGCTAACCGAACAGCTCCGCAACAGCTAG